A region of Silurus meridionalis isolate SWU-2019-XX chromosome 13, ASM1480568v1, whole genome shotgun sequence DNA encodes the following proteins:
- the LOC124395826 gene encoding ATP-sensitive inward rectifier potassium channel 1-like, with amino-acid sequence MTRSLTQLVRDYLEERRIHRNRLVTKDGHCNIEYGHVRYSNRFAYMLDLWTTVLELRWSWVMFIFTASFLLSWFIFSLTWYWVAYSNGDLWWQYPPNDHTPCVINVYGLTTAFLYSLTTQMTIGYSIRVITPLCPDAIVLLVIQTIIGTIIRSFWGAIIISKFSLPKKRAKTISFSETAVISPKNGALCLQLRVANLRKTLMVGSHIYGKLLRTTVTPEGETIIMDQIKVDFLVDAGKDHLFFACPLTLYHVIDRTSPFYEMAEDTLQQHEFELVVFLDATDESTNFFCQVRTSYIPREIMWGYDFFPIISRSKDGTYCVDFSEFARVVPVLTPHCANCFSNATAHNYNSRYSNDEQGLDVRQSSLNFRKHS; translated from the coding sequence ATGACACGCTCCCTGACACAGTTGGTCAGAGACTACTTGGAGGAGCGCAGGATTCACCGCAACCGCCTAGTGACCAAAGATGGTCACTGCAATATCGAATATGGTCACGTGAGATACAGCAATCGCTTTGCCTACATGTTAGACTTATGGACCACCGTCTTGGAGCTTCGCTGGAGTTGGgtcatgtttatatttacagcttCTTTTCTTCTCAGCTGGTTTATCTTTTCACTTACTTGGTATTGGGTTGCCTACAGTAACGGTGATTTGTGGTGGCAGTACCCTCCAAATGACCATACTCCCTGTGTAATTAATGTCTACGGTTTGACCACTGCATTCCTTTATTCCCTAACAACACAGATGACTATTGGCTACAGTATCCGAGTGATCACTCCATTGTGCCCAGATGCTATCGTCCTTCTCGTTATACAGACTATAATTGGTACGATCATTAGAAGCTTCTGGGGCGCAATCATCATTTCCAAATTTTCCTTGCCTAAGAAAAGAGCAAAAACGATAAGTTTCAGCGAGACGGCTGTTATCTCTCCCAAAAATGGAGCCCTCTGTTTGCAGCTCAGAGTAGCCAATCTTCGCAAAACATTGATGGTTGGAAGTCACATCTATGGCAAACTGCTTAGAACAACTGTCACACCTGAAGGGGAAACTATCATCATGGACCAGATCAAGGTTGATTTCCTAGTAGATGCGGGCAAAGATCATTTGTTCTTTGCATGCCCTTTGACCCTGTATCATGTTATTGACAGGACAAGCCCATTCTATGAGATGGCAGAGGATACCCTGCAACAGCACGAATTTGAGCTTGTAGTGTTTCTCGATGCCACAGATGAGTCTACAAACTTCTTTTGCCAGGTTAGAACATCCTACATTCCTCGAGAGATTATGTGGGGTTATGATTTTTTCCCCATCATAAGCCGTAGCAAGGACGGGACATACTGTGTAGACTTTTCTGAGTTTGCTAGAGTGGTGCCTGTATTAACACCACATTGTGCTAATTGCTTTAGCAATGCGACAGCCCATAATTATAACTCCAGATACAGCAATGATGAGCAGGGATTGGATGTTAGACAATCATCTTTAAATTTCCGAAAACATTCCTAA